In Prosthecochloris sp. GSB1, the following proteins share a genomic window:
- a CDS encoding argininosuccinate synthase: MSKDKIAIAYSGGLDTSVMIKWLKDRYDAEIVAVTGNLGQQKEIENLEQKALDTGASGFSFLDLRADFVENYIWKALKAGALYEDVYPLATALGRPLLAKALVDVALETDCTMLAHGCTGKGNDQVRFEVTFASLAPHLKVLAPLREWEFTSREAEIAYALEHDIPVSATKKSPYSIDENIWGISIECGVLEDPMMPPPEDAYQITTSPEKAPDRAAVIDIEFEQGIPIALDGRKMDGLALIEELNRAGAAHGVGRLDMVENRVVGIKSREIYEAPAATILHFAHRELERLTLEKTVFQYKKNIAQDYANLIYNGTWFSPMREALDGFVEATQKTVSGLVRVKLFKGSVTLLGRTSPWSLYNEELATYTEADTFNHKAAEGFIHLYGLGLKTYSEVQARNSR; encoded by the coding sequence ATGAGCAAGGACAAAATCGCCATCGCCTATTCCGGCGGGCTGGACACATCGGTCATGATCAAATGGCTGAAGGATAGATACGACGCCGAAATCGTGGCCGTGACCGGTAACCTCGGCCAGCAGAAAGAGATAGAAAACCTCGAACAGAAAGCGCTCGACACCGGGGCGTCCGGTTTTTCCTTTCTCGACCTCCGCGCGGATTTCGTCGAGAACTACATCTGGAAAGCCCTGAAGGCGGGCGCGCTGTACGAAGACGTCTACCCCCTCGCGACGGCGCTCGGCCGGCCGCTGCTCGCCAAGGCGCTCGTCGACGTCGCGCTCGAAACGGATTGCACCATGCTCGCTCACGGCTGCACCGGCAAGGGCAACGACCAGGTACGTTTCGAAGTCACGTTCGCGTCCCTCGCGCCGCATCTGAAAGTGCTCGCGCCGCTGCGCGAATGGGAATTCACCTCCCGTGAAGCGGAAATCGCCTATGCCCTGGAACACGACATCCCGGTCTCCGCGACGAAGAAAAGTCCCTACTCCATCGACGAGAATATCTGGGGGATCAGCATCGAATGCGGCGTGCTCGAGGATCCGATGATGCCGCCTCCGGAAGACGCCTATCAGATCACCACCTCGCCAGAAAAAGCCCCTGACAGGGCGGCCGTGATCGATATCGAATTCGAACAGGGCATTCCGATCGCGCTCGACGGCAGGAAAATGGACGGGCTCGCCCTCATCGAGGAACTCAACAGGGCAGGCGCAGCGCACGGTGTGGGAAGACTCGACATGGTGGAAAACCGCGTTGTCGGCATCAAGTCGAGAGAGATCTACGAGGCGCCCGCGGCCACCATTCTGCATTTCGCCCACCGTGAACTCGAACGGCTCACCCTGGAAAAAACCGTTTTCCAGTACAAGAAAAACATCGCCCAGGACTACGCCAACCTGATCTATAACGGCACCTGGTTCTCGCCCATGCGCGAAGCTCTCGACGGATTCGTCGAAGCCACCCAGAAAACCGTCTCCGGGCTCGTTCGCGTCAAGCTCTTCAAGGGATCGGTGACGCTGCTCGGCAGAACGTCGCCTTGGTCGCTCTACAACGAGGAGCTTGCCACCTATACCGAAGCCGACACCTTCAACCATAAGGCCGCCGAAGGGTTCATCCACCTCTATGGCCTCGGCCTTAAAACCTATAGCGAGGTACAGGCAAGAAACAGTCGCTGA
- the cas6 gene encoding CRISPR system precrRNA processing endoribonuclease RAMP protein Cas6, with protein sequence MYASFASLSIARFRFTIEPTEEIRLPEYKGSALRGGFGYAFKRATCITRDRFCEPCILKSSCAYHRVFESKVPPDTSERLRLGGDAPHPFVIEPPLTEQRYFQPGDRLTFSLVLFGGAVGQLPFFVYAFMILGESFGIGKGRGRFRLLGVEDENGKQLYDNGNLSGGCEVRTAGEIMNSTADGSAELTLRFETPLRMKTAYGREKKGLVTGMGDPASVRMLLKSLHHRAFVLNQLYGEGVKEETYNGRMFSPVDGDLEVVRADTFWYDWERYSQRQQRRMRLGGVMGEVTLGGTLQRYMPLLRLGQYLHVGKGTGFGLGKYRIAGDAAGSA encoded by the coding sequence ATGTACGCATCGTTCGCTTCTCTTTCCATAGCCAGGTTCCGCTTCACCATCGAGCCGACGGAGGAAATCCGGTTGCCGGAATACAAGGGCTCGGCGTTGCGGGGCGGGTTCGGCTACGCGTTCAAGCGGGCGACCTGCATCACGCGGGACCGGTTCTGCGAACCCTGCATTCTCAAATCCTCCTGCGCCTACCACCGCGTCTTCGAGTCGAAGGTGCCGCCCGATACGTCCGAACGGCTGCGCCTCGGCGGCGACGCGCCGCACCCCTTCGTGATCGAACCGCCCTTGACCGAACAGCGATATTTTCAGCCGGGCGACCGGTTGACTTTTTCGCTCGTGCTCTTCGGCGGCGCGGTCGGCCAGCTGCCGTTCTTCGTCTACGCCTTCATGATCCTCGGCGAGAGCTTCGGCATCGGAAAAGGGCGGGGGCGTTTCAGGCTGCTCGGGGTCGAGGACGAAAACGGAAAACAGTTGTACGACAACGGCAATCTCTCGGGCGGGTGCGAGGTCCGTACCGCCGGAGAGATCATGAACTCGACCGCCGACGGATCAGCTGAACTCACGCTGCGGTTCGAGACGCCGCTGCGGATGAAGACGGCATACGGGCGGGAGAAAAAGGGACTGGTGACGGGGATGGGCGATCCCGCATCGGTCAGAATGCTTCTGAAATCGCTCCATCACCGGGCCTTTGTCCTGAATCAGCTCTACGGTGAAGGGGTGAAGGAAGAGACTTACAACGGCAGGATGTTTTCGCCGGTCGACGGCGACCTGGAGGTGGTTCGCGCGGATACCTTCTGGTACGACTGGGAGCGGTATTCGCAGCGCCAGCAGCGCCGCATGAGGCTCGGCGGGGTGATGGGCGAGGTGACGCTCGGCGGAACGCTTCAACGGTATATGCCGCTCCTGCGTCTCGGCCAATATCTGCACGTCGGCAAGGGCACGGGATTCGGTCTGGGGAAATACCGGATTGCCGGAGACGCTGCGGGTTCGGCATGA
- the cmr1 gene encoding type III-B CRISPR module RAMP protein Cmr1 codes for MPGSSTIVSIPLQTLTPLWTGGAQAGVVDRIHETGIIGSLRWWFEILVRSVGGKVLSPHEAILKLEDYKALNAGQKKDPVKLKQCGLCDVSLIFGATNWKRKFRLEIEDHTSDIHLRNISVNTGSGQPAKWFFKGPAREGNLTLKIIPLTRDRNLFDPAIIEGLVKFISDWGGFGARNQMGFGIVKPERHLDTRPLYDYLMRIDECTYNRQLPSLGNMFFARITSKEKKNFAAETTFVLKHALRKTIEVQEKKTAEPHTMNPDTPLSRFVMGAITPEKSAAKIYLSRPFEKEGTNTIRLWGWLPGESGHFSSRLSREGLLDLIYQHLRNNYSASPDDWIELKHSDAHQPDMQRRFLKLLLDIEEGNAHGT; via the coding sequence ATGCCGGGTTCTTCAACCATAGTCAGCATACCCCTTCAAACTCTGACACCGCTGTGGACAGGGGGCGCGCAAGCAGGAGTCGTCGACCGTATTCATGAAACCGGGATCATCGGAAGTCTCCGCTGGTGGTTTGAAATATTGGTCAGAAGTGTTGGAGGAAAAGTACTGTCACCACATGAGGCGATCCTTAAACTGGAAGACTACAAAGCTCTCAATGCCGGACAGAAAAAAGATCCTGTAAAGCTCAAGCAATGCGGTCTGTGCGATGTCTCACTGATATTCGGAGCCACCAACTGGAAACGAAAATTTCGATTAGAAATCGAGGATCATACCAGCGATATCCATCTAAGAAATATCAGCGTTAACACAGGCTCCGGCCAACCAGCGAAATGGTTTTTTAAGGGCCCTGCCCGTGAAGGCAATCTCACTTTGAAGATCATTCCTCTGACCAGGGACAGAAACCTGTTTGATCCAGCCATTATTGAGGGTCTTGTAAAGTTTATCAGTGACTGGGGCGGGTTCGGTGCCCGCAACCAGATGGGTTTCGGTATTGTCAAACCAGAACGCCACCTTGACACCCGCCCACTTTATGATTATCTCATGCGCATCGATGAGTGCACCTACAATCGCCAACTCCCCTCGCTTGGCAATATGTTTTTTGCCAGGATCACCTCAAAGGAAAAGAAAAATTTTGCAGCAGAAACAACATTCGTATTAAAGCATGCGCTACGAAAAACGATAGAAGTACAAGAAAAGAAAACTGCTGAGCCACATACAATGAACCCCGACACTCCTCTTTCACGTTTCGTCATGGGTGCAATAACGCCCGAAAAATCCGCCGCAAAAATTTACCTGTCAAGACCATTTGAAAAGGAAGGAACGAACACCATCCGTCTCTGGGGGTGGCTTCCGGGAGAGTCCGGCCATTTCAGCTCGCGTTTGAGCCGGGAGGGTTTGCTTGATCTGATCTATCAGCATTTGAGAAACAACTATTCTGCTTCCCCGGATGACTGGATTGAACTCAAGCACTCTGATGCGCACCAACCAGACATGCAACGTCGCTTTCTGAAATTATTGCTGGACATAGAGGAGGGAAATGCACATGGGACATGA
- a CDS encoding RAMP superfamily CRISPR-associated protein, producing MGHDYAAFQYRRLKDLLEELDTTSNQLKNRDKRKRKEAEKKVREIASEAVGIDAHTAYLWFAAQTDSQQDETRIKTLTSELRQQWLNRPVQQYPGQPHGIPAVPGGDRFDLLPPFSFVLSFQFELHKPFLSKDDEAFHLLDNPVRKDRVFQTPMIAASGWKGALRYALWQLEYPENDSSVISMFGNPRECERHDELHAGRLQFFSSHFNNTANNIEYEVVTPHDREKGTVGRQGPILLETIMAEANNKADFAVVYIPLFHGNETHAEIIRDFRALVKGLHAMMTVYGFGAKTSSGFGIAKDAVRDGLISLSLPSSAAKEINDQPASNGLQPRVIKTLHFHTLSELCTTQLPLFFEKEEEA from the coding sequence ATGGGACATGACTACGCAGCATTCCAGTACAGAAGATTGAAAGATCTGTTAGAAGAGCTCGATACAACAAGCAACCAACTCAAAAACCGAGACAAAAGAAAAAGAAAAGAGGCCGAAAAAAAGGTCAGGGAAATAGCTTCCGAAGCGGTCGGAATTGATGCGCATACGGCGTATCTCTGGTTTGCGGCACAAACTGATAGCCAACAGGATGAAACAAGAATTAAAACACTGACTTCCGAACTACGTCAACAGTGGCTGAACCGCCCGGTTCAGCAATACCCTGGTCAGCCGCACGGTATACCAGCAGTTCCAGGCGGCGATAGATTTGACCTCCTGCCCCCGTTCAGTTTTGTGCTGTCCTTCCAGTTTGAACTTCACAAGCCCTTTCTGAGCAAGGATGACGAGGCATTCCACCTGCTCGACAATCCTGTACGCAAGGATAGGGTGTTTCAAACGCCCATGATCGCAGCGTCAGGATGGAAAGGGGCGCTTCGCTATGCCCTCTGGCAATTGGAGTATCCTGAGAATGATTCATCGGTTATCAGTATGTTCGGCAATCCCCGGGAATGCGAGCGGCATGATGAACTGCATGCGGGAAGGCTACAGTTTTTTTCTTCCCATTTCAACAACACTGCCAACAATATAGAATATGAGGTAGTCACGCCGCACGACAGGGAAAAAGGAACGGTCGGACGTCAGGGCCCGATCCTGCTGGAAACAATCATGGCGGAGGCAAACAACAAGGCAGATTTTGCAGTGGTATACATCCCATTGTTCCATGGCAACGAAACCCATGCGGAGATTATCAGGGATTTCAGGGCACTGGTGAAAGGTCTACACGCCATGATGACGGTCTATGGTTTCGGAGCCAAAACGAGCAGCGGATTCGGAATAGCAAAAGATGCTGTTCGAGACGGTCTGATTTCCCTGTCTCTTCCCTCTTCAGCAGCCAAGGAAATCAACGATCAACCCGCTTCGAACGGCTTACAGCCAAGAGTTATCAAGACCCTTCACTTCCACACACTGTCTGAACTGTGCACAACCCAACTGCCACTGTTCTTTGAAAAGGAGGAAGAGGCATGA
- the cmr4 gene encoding type III-B CRISPR module RAMP protein Cmr4 yields MTTSGRTPDYQRLTYLFMCTDPVHVGTGGYRLGRVDNSIVRDPGTNVPKIPGSSLHGAARAYAASVLNRPSCAGQGNPKRNDTRQNGQSGHCGVCPVCYTFGYSKNTDDQSAYSGTVNVFDAEILLFPVHSLEGPVWITTKSRLERLSGAEMASLSQPEHEESVIPLFETTENILTLGWLVLAIQPQNPEEAVGQLPGTLPEQIANHIVLVHENLFSNIVNSNLEIRTSVAINPERGAAEDGALFTYEAIPRTTILAADVVIDDYHQLHSPDNGTAACINPQEVLEGGLRLISWLGVGGMGTRGFGRMEMLEQPEPEHYRQEETDD; encoded by the coding sequence ATGACAACAAGCGGAAGAACACCCGATTATCAGCGCCTGACCTACCTCTTCATGTGCACTGACCCGGTTCATGTGGGAACCGGCGGCTACCGGCTCGGGCGCGTCGATAACAGTATTGTCCGTGACCCGGGAACCAATGTGCCCAAGATTCCCGGTTCAAGCCTGCATGGCGCAGCAAGAGCGTATGCGGCCTCCGTTCTTAATCGCCCTTCCTGTGCGGGACAGGGTAACCCAAAACGCAATGATACGCGCCAAAATGGACAATCAGGTCATTGCGGAGTGTGCCCTGTGTGCTATACGTTCGGTTATTCGAAAAACACGGACGATCAGTCTGCATATTCAGGGACCGTCAACGTGTTTGATGCGGAGATACTCCTCTTTCCGGTCCATTCTCTTGAAGGCCCTGTCTGGATCACCACGAAATCAAGGCTTGAACGGTTGAGCGGCGCTGAGATGGCATCACTCTCCCAGCCGGAGCACGAGGAATCGGTAATTCCGCTGTTTGAGACTACGGAAAACATCCTCACGCTGGGCTGGCTGGTACTGGCGATACAACCGCAAAACCCGGAAGAGGCTGTTGGACAACTCCCAGGCACATTGCCTGAACAGATTGCAAACCATATCGTCCTTGTTCATGAGAATCTGTTCAGCAATATCGTGAACTCGAATCTGGAAATTCGAACGTCTGTCGCTATTAATCCGGAACGGGGAGCAGCAGAAGACGGGGCGCTCTTTACTTACGAAGCCATCCCGCGAACCACAATCCTTGCTGCCGATGTCGTTATCGATGATTATCATCAGTTGCATTCACCTGACAACGGAACGGCAGCTTGCATCAACCCCCAGGAAGTCCTGGAAGGAGGCCTGCGCCTGATTTCATGGCTTGGCGTCGGCGGCATGGGTACAAGGGGATTCGGACGTATGGAGATGCTTGAGCAGCCGGAACCAGAACATTACCGTCAGGAGGAAACCGATGACTGA